Below is a genomic region from Pleurocapsa sp. PCC 7319.
CATCAAGAACTATTAAGGTAAAACGGTTTGACTTTGAGGGTAATACTGCCTTTAGCGATGCAGTATTAAGAAAAGCACTAAATAAGTTAACTAATAAAGAGATTTCCTTTGGGGAGTTGTTGCAGGCAGAAGAAATTATTAAAGATAAATATACTGAGGGTTGCATTAGAGGTAATAATAACGAGGAGAAGGAACTGCACTGTTACATTAATTCTGGAGCGTTTATTCCTGCTAACCAAGAAGTGACACCAGAGAATGCTGTAGTCAAAATACAGGTGGTGGAAGGTGGCATTGAAAACATTGAAATTGAAGGCTTGAGCAAGCTAAAGACTAGTTACATTAGTAGTCGACTTCAAAGGGGGATATCTCAACCACTGGAAAGAGAGAGCCTGCTGGAACAACTACAAATCCTACAACTTGACCCTTTAATTGGTAATATCTCAGCAGAATTAGCTGCGGGTTCGCGTCCAGAAAAAAGTATTTTAGAAATTAATGTAATTGAAGCCGATTCCTTTAATATCGATCTATTTACTGACAATGCTCGATCGCCGAGTGTGGGGAGTTGGCGCAGAGGAATTAGCATTAATGAGGGTAATTTATTAGGTTTTGGCGATCGCCTGAGTGGAGAATATATTAATACTAATGGTAGTAACGGAGTTGACCTTAGTTACTCTGTGCCGATAAATTCCCGCAACACCACCATCAACCTAAGAGGGGGAGTTACTTCAACGGAAGTAGTAGAAGAACCTATTGATCGCGCTGAGATTGAAGGAGATTCTTTTAACTTGGAATTTGGGGTACGCCAGCCAGTCTACCGAACTCCGACGACAGAAATTGCAGTAAGTCTCTCAGGAACTCGTCAAGAGAGCAATACTGAAGTCGAGGGACGAAACTTTCAACTCTCTGATGGTGCTGATACGAATGGCGAAACTCGTATTTCTGCCCTAAGATTTTCTCAAGAATATACCAGAAGAACCCTCCAAGATGTTTTAGCAGGGCGATCGCAATTTAACATCGGTTTAGATGTTTTAAATTCTACCGTCAACGATGACCCTGTCCCCGATAGTCGCTTCTTTGCTTGGCGCGGACAAGGACAGTATGTTAGGCGTTTGGGACAAAGTTCTTTATTGATAGTGCGTTCCGATCTGCAATTTGCCACCACCAATCTAGTTCCTCTAGAGCAGTTTAGCGTTGGTGGTCTACAGAGTGTTAGGGGTTATCGCCAGGATGCTTTATTGACTGATAATGGCTTCTTTACTTCTGCGGAG
It encodes:
- a CDS encoding ShlB/FhaC/HecB family hemolysin secretion/activation protein, with the protein product MNHPKKMVGWKLKFALSLATAWIFVHYCGADICKSLSNHNSDSYLSWNKLNQIKPSRFLLPRVLAQEQFPNPIPPKTPQPLLKKPQLEPEPKPSVELNPSKSLSSSEIEDTSRTIKVKRFDFEGNTAFSDAVLRKALNKLTNKEISFGELLQAEEIIKDKYTEGCIRGNNNEEKELHCYINSGAFIPANQEVTPENAVVKIQVVEGGIENIEIEGLSKLKTSYISSRLQRGISQPLERESLLEQLQILQLDPLIGNISAELAAGSRPEKSILEINVIEADSFNIDLFTDNARSPSVGSWRRGISINEGNLLGFGDRLSGEYINTNGSNGVDLSYSVPINSRNTTINLRGGVTSTEVVEEPIDRAEIEGDSFNLEFGVRQPVYRTPTTEIAVSLSGTRQESNTEVEGRNFQLSDGADTNGETRISALRFSQEYTRRTLQDVLAGRSQFNIGLDVLNSTVNDDPVPDSRFFAWRGQGQYVRRLGQSSLLIVRSDLQFATTNLVPLEQFSVGGLQSVRGYRQDALLTDNGFFTSAEVRLPIYQARSVEGLLSVVPFLDFGVGWNENSDDNPEDNVLLGLGLGLQWQMGDTLDARIDYGIPLIDVQDSGNTLQEDGVYFSVNYSPF